The following are encoded together in the Methanosarcina flavescens genome:
- a CDS encoding carbohydrate kinase family protein → MEKEILKPIKVLTFGEALFDIIKGSAHLGGAPLNLAAHFAKLGAKPAVITAVGRDKLGKILLTRAEAMGIDTSYILIDEKRPTGTVTVELKAEGIPIFTINEGVAWDAITLGEREFRALSEEEWDVFCFGTLAQRTEKNRETLGRLLSEIRSKHFFYDINLRTGFYKKEWILSSLEHTTILKMNEEEADELSNLISGIAYACKLSCSYEAFCRLLKEKYSRISVICITKGPEGAAVYHKGIYEEVGTTPVEVTDTVGAGDAFSAGFLYACLLGYGASKAASIASILGSYVASKPGSVPEYSKELIEKLKAEGLDLSTIKN, encoded by the coding sequence TTGGAAAAAGAGATCCTGAAGCCGATTAAAGTCCTTACATTCGGGGAAGCCCTTTTCGATATTATCAAAGGTTCAGCCCACCTTGGGGGAGCTCCACTTAACCTTGCAGCCCATTTTGCAAAATTAGGAGCAAAACCGGCTGTGATTACAGCAGTGGGAAGGGATAAACTTGGCAAAATCTTGCTTACCAGGGCTGAAGCAATGGGAATTGACACATCATACATCCTGATTGATGAAAAGAGGCCGACAGGCACGGTTACTGTCGAACTGAAGGCTGAAGGGATTCCGATTTTTACGATTAATGAGGGTGTCGCCTGGGACGCGATTACGCTGGGCGAAAGGGAGTTTAGAGCTCTTTCCGAGGAAGAATGGGATGTTTTTTGTTTTGGCACCCTTGCCCAGCGGACTGAAAAAAACCGTGAAACTCTGGGAAGGTTGCTTTCGGAAATAAGGTCTAAGCATTTCTTTTACGACATAAACCTGAGAACTGGGTTCTATAAAAAAGAGTGGATACTATCTTCTCTCGAACACACCACAATACTGAAAATGAATGAAGAAGAGGCTGATGAGCTTTCAAACCTGATTTCCGGTATTGCTTATGCCTGCAAGCTTTCCTGCTCTTACGAGGCTTTCTGCAGGCTCCTTAAGGAAAAATATTCCCGAATATCCGTAATCTGCATAACAAAAGGACCAGAAGGAGCTGCTGTTTATCATAAAGGCATCTATGAAGAGGTAGGAACAACTCCCGTAGAAGTTACCGATACTGTCGGAGCCGGCGATGCCTTTTCCGCAGGTTTCCTTTATGCCTGCCTCTTAGGATACGGAGCCTCGAAAGCTGCTTCAATCGCTTCCATTCTCGGGTCGTACGTTGCATCAAAACCAGGTTCGGTACCTGAATATTCGAAAGAGCTTATTGAGAAACTCAAAGCTGAAGGATTAGATTTGAGCACGATTAAGAATTAG
- a CDS encoding ABC transporter ATP-binding protein: MQNILSVQSLTKKFDDFTAVKDISFNVKTGSIFAFLGPNGAGKSTTIKMLTTVLKPTTGEISINGFNALKEQDRARASFGIVFQDHSLDEELTAYENIVYHAVIYKVPKKERAERVRKALEIVGLWDRREDYVKKYSGGMKRRLEIARALVHYPKILFLDEPTVGLDPQTRRSIWNHIKSLNQEKGMTIFLTTHYMEEAEAVADHIAIIDHGKIIESGTVEEIKKRTETESLEDAFLKLTGRDIRDENNESGIKMRTIRSMRRRNRN, encoded by the coding sequence ATGCAAAATATACTCTCAGTCCAATCCCTTACAAAAAAATTCGATGATTTTACGGCTGTAAAAGACATAAGTTTCAATGTTAAAACGGGCTCGATTTTTGCTTTTCTCGGCCCAAACGGCGCAGGTAAATCTACAACCATTAAAATGCTCACAACAGTCCTTAAGCCCACAACAGGGGAAATAAGCATTAACGGTTTTAATGCACTCAAAGAACAGGACAGGGCTCGTGCATCTTTCGGAATCGTCTTTCAGGATCACAGTCTTGACGAAGAATTGACTGCTTACGAGAACATTGTATACCATGCCGTAATTTACAAAGTGCCCAAGAAAGAGAGGGCTGAAAGAGTCCGAAAAGCCCTGGAAATTGTCGGGCTCTGGGACAGGCGGGAAGATTATGTTAAAAAGTATTCAGGCGGCATGAAGCGCAGGCTTGAGATTGCGCGGGCACTTGTTCATTACCCAAAAATCCTTTTCCTTGACGAGCCAACGGTAGGGCTTGATCCCCAGACTCGAAGATCCATCTGGAACCACATCAAGAGCCTGAATCAGGAAAAAGGCATGACAATTTTTCTTACCACGCATTATATGGAAGAAGCCGAGGCAGTTGCTGACCATATCGCAATCATTGACCACGGAAAAATTATAGAATCCGGCACTGTTGAAGAAATAAAGAAGCGGACAGAAACCGAATCCCTGGAGGATGCTTTTCTGAAGCTGACAGGCAGGGACATCAGGGATGAGAATAACGAGTCTGGAATTAAAATGCGAACAATAAGGAGCATGAGAAGGAGGAACAGGAATTGA
- a CDS encoding LysE family translocator, protein MLDLIEFLFLGAFLGLAAGTSPGPLLAVTISETLQHGKWEGIKVAVSPLITDLPIILSTMFILSHLTNYGFFIGIIAFFGASYLIYSGVESLKIKPNNVELNIEKKDALKKGIIVNFGNPHPYIFWISIGAPIIFKSLNTHVSVTILFILGFYSFLVGSKVAITLIVEKSKSFINSKYYFSIIRILGIAQIVFGLVFIKMGLELLNII, encoded by the coding sequence ATGCTGGATCTTATCGAATTCTTATTTTTGGGAGCTTTTCTAGGTCTTGCAGCAGGTACATCTCCAGGTCCCCTGCTAGCTGTAACCATCTCCGAAACTCTGCAACACGGCAAATGGGAAGGGATAAAGGTTGCAGTTTCTCCTCTAATTACAGATCTACCAATAATTCTATCCACGATGTTTATTTTATCACATTTAACAAATTATGGTTTTTTCATAGGAATTATTGCATTTTTTGGGGCTTCATACCTTATATATTCAGGAGTGGAATCCCTGAAAATTAAACCGAATAACGTTGAATTAAATATAGAGAAAAAAGATGCCCTAAAAAAAGGAATTATCGTTAACTTTGGAAACCCGCATCCGTACATCTTCTGGATTTCAATAGGCGCGCCGATAATTTTTAAGAGCCTGAATACTCACGTTTCAGTTACAATTCTATTTATATTGGGATTCTATAGCTTTCTAGTAGGATCGAAGGTAGCTATAACATTAATTGTAGAGAAATCAAAATCATTTATCAACAGCAAATATTATTTTTCGATCATCCGGATTCTGGGAATTGCACAGATAGTATTCGGATTGGTTTTTATAAAAATGGGCTTGGAATTGTTAAACATAATCTGA
- a CDS encoding PAS domain-containing protein, which produces MENGKVFWLGATRELMGRELEDLESVDTQVWLNQIHPEERNKIWGDFEKYLEKGENFHLEYRLRVIGFPLNLWVGSQVGT; this is translated from the coding sequence ATTGAAAATGGAAAGGTTTTCTGGTTAGGAGCCACCAGAGAACTTATGGGGCGTGAATTAGAAGATTTAGAAAGTGTAGATACTCAGGTCTGGCTAAATCAGATTCATCCAGAAGAACGTAATAAAATTTGGGGGGATTTTGAGAAGTATCTGGAAAAAGGAGAAAATTTCCATCTAGAATACAGATTAAGAGTAATAGGGTTTCCTCTTAATCTTTGGGTTGGATCGCAGGTAGGGACCTGA
- the pspAB gene encoding PspA-associated protein PspAB — protein sequence MGLRDFMDSILGRSRLPKAKTDKLFAISTASVTLEISLGLKPSGAAGICFKPIAASAYESARKEIQELLEYSSKETKTEFRLEKDEFNFLWAIFKDQDFEDLVASVHLVSETLEGHGFGEQLLCAIYRFDSEPEVGNIGDRKAVYWIYNFKQGTYYPFVPLSGKQRDNPLEFRLRAEMEREMPVEKNVEKWYPLWGIPF from the coding sequence ATGGGTCTCCGAGATTTTATGGATTCAATCCTCGGAAGGAGCAGGCTTCCGAAAGCAAAAACTGACAAGCTCTTTGCAATTTCTACTGCAAGCGTTACTCTGGAAATAAGCCTGGGTTTGAAGCCGTCTGGGGCTGCAGGAATTTGTTTTAAGCCAATTGCTGCCTCGGCATATGAATCCGCTCGCAAAGAGATTCAGGAACTTCTGGAGTACAGTTCAAAGGAAACAAAAACCGAGTTCAGGCTTGAAAAAGACGAGTTTAACTTCCTGTGGGCTATCTTTAAAGACCAGGATTTTGAAGACCTTGTTGCAAGCGTTCATCTTGTAAGTGAGACTCTTGAAGGTCACGGCTTTGGAGAGCAGCTTCTTTGTGCCATTTATAGGTTTGACAGCGAACCCGAAGTTGGAAATATCGGCGATAGAAAAGCAGTTTACTGGATATACAATTTTAAACAAGGAACTTATTACCCCTTTGTCCCGCTATCAGGCAAGCAGAGAGACAACCCCTTAGAGTTCAGGTTAAGGGCGGAAATGGAAAGGGAAATGCCTGTTGAGAAAAATGTAGAAAAGTGGTACCCTCTCTGGGGAATTCCTTTCTGA
- a CDS encoding VOC family protein codes for MYFEIYARDVSRAKKFYEEVFGWKIERSEGSLEYWNITTDNSDEPGIDGGLMKRQGGEPGADTPIGTYICTIDVPNIDEYLRRIQKSGGIVTMEKKPIRGVGWYAYCLDTEKNIFGVMQPDKEAR; via the coding sequence AAAAATTCTATGAAGAGGTGTTCGGCTGGAAGATAGAGAGATCGGAAGGTTCGCTGGAATATTGGAACATAACAACCGACAATTCGGACGAGCCTGGAATTGATGGTGGATTGATGAAAAGGCAGGGAGGGGAACCGGGTGCAGATACTCCGATAGGCACATATATCTGCACAATAGATGTCCCGAACATCGATGAATACCTTAGAAGGATACAGAAGAGCGGCGGCATAGTAACTATGGAAAAAAAACCCATAAGGGGTGTAGGCTGGTATGCTTACTGCCTCGATACTGAAAAAAACATATTCGGAGTAATGCAGCCTGACAAAGAAGCAAGATAA
- the htpX gene encoding zinc metalloprotease HtpX, with amino-acid sequence MKRKWERDLGLQGRMIFTMFLLAAVYLFFLAFLSYYGTPPILMFLFVGSFMAIQYFYSDKLVLMSSGARVVSESEAPQLHGMITRLCAIADLPKPQVAIVRSQIPNAFATGRNRNKAVVAVTTGIMDKLSPAELEAVLAHELSHVKNRDMAVMTIASFISTLAFYFMRYSLYFGGMGGGNRRRDGGGIIFIWLVSIAVWIVSFILIRALSRYREYAADRGSAIITGQPSVLASALMKISGVMARVPSQDLRSVEGMNAFFTVPAISGSSIMDIFSTHPSVEKRIARLEKMQREMI; translated from the coding sequence ATGAAAAGAAAATGGGAACGGGACTTGGGACTTCAGGGACGGATGATTTTCACAATGTTTCTTCTGGCAGCAGTTTATCTTTTTTTCCTGGCGTTTCTTTCGTATTACGGGACGCCTCCGATTCTCATGTTTCTGTTTGTCGGGTCTTTCATGGCTATCCAGTATTTTTATTCGGATAAACTTGTACTTATGTCGTCAGGAGCACGTGTTGTTTCTGAAAGCGAAGCCCCGCAACTGCATGGGATGATTACCAGGCTTTGCGCAATAGCTGACCTCCCAAAACCGCAGGTGGCAATTGTCAGGTCCCAGATTCCAAACGCCTTTGCAACAGGCAGAAACCGGAATAAAGCTGTCGTTGCAGTTACAACAGGGATTATGGACAAACTTTCTCCAGCCGAACTTGAGGCCGTGCTTGCCCATGAACTCAGTCATGTAAAGAACAGGGATATGGCTGTCATGACAATTGCCAGCTTCATCTCGACTCTTGCTTTCTACTTTATGCGCTACAGTCTTTATTTCGGAGGTATGGGAGGAGGAAACCGGCGGCGGGATGGAGGAGGAATTATATTCATCTGGCTGGTCTCAATTGCGGTCTGGATTGTCAGCTTCATACTGATACGTGCCCTTTCCCGTTACAGGGAGTATGCTGCAGACCGGGGCTCAGCTATTATTACCGGGCAGCCATCGGTTCTTGCATCTGCCCTTATGAAAATAAGCGGGGTTATGGCAAGAGTTCCGAGTCAAGACCTCAGGTCAGTAGAGGGAATGAATGCCTTTTTCACGGTGCCTGCAATCTCAGGTTCTTCTATAATGGATATTTTCTCAACCCATCCATCGGTGGAGAAAAGAATAGCAAGGCTTGAGAAAATGCAGCGGGAAATGATCTAA
- a CDS encoding ABC transporter permease, with protein MIEVIYVLWLRQIKHYWRSKARLLGSLGQPLLFLVTFGFGFGPMYARASGGADYMDFLAPGIVSMSILFTAVFSGLEVIWDRQFGFLKETLVAPISRTEIMIGKTLGGATIAMIQGLIVLSLTYVLGFRISDLASLGLGLVFMFLIAIFFTGLGLAIASKMKDMHGFQLIMNFLIMPIFFLSGALFPLENLPPAIYFISRIDPLTYGVDGLRGAIAGISVFGIYYDLTVIGLLSIIICAVGTVFFSKIEA; from the coding sequence TTGATCGAGGTAATCTATGTCCTCTGGCTCAGGCAGATAAAACACTACTGGCGCTCCAAAGCCAGGTTGCTGGGTTCTCTGGGACAGCCCCTGCTCTTTCTGGTGACTTTCGGGTTTGGGTTCGGTCCCATGTATGCACGGGCAAGCGGAGGGGCAGACTACATGGACTTCCTTGCACCAGGGATTGTTTCCATGTCGATCCTCTTTACTGCTGTCTTTTCAGGGCTAGAGGTCATATGGGACAGACAGTTCGGCTTTCTTAAGGAGACGCTCGTAGCCCCAATCTCAAGGACAGAGATCATGATCGGAAAAACCCTTGGAGGGGCAACTATAGCCATGATCCAGGGTCTGATTGTGCTGAGCCTGACCTATGTGCTAGGGTTCAGGATTTCGGATCTCGCAAGCCTCGGGCTTGGACTGGTCTTCATGTTCCTGATAGCGATCTTCTTTACGGGCTTAGGCCTTGCGATAGCTTCAAAAATGAAAGATATGCATGGTTTCCAGCTCATTATGAATTTCCTTATCATGCCCATCTTCTTCCTATCCGGCGCCCTTTTCCCCCTTGAGAACCTGCCGCCAGCGATTTATTTCATAAGCAGGATCGACCCTCTCACCTACGGAGTTGATGGCTTAAGAGGAGCCATTGCTGGAATTAGCGTGTTTGGTATCTATTACGACCTGACAGTAATAGGTTTACTCTCAATTATTATTTGCGCAGTCGGTACAGTATTCTTCTCTAAAATAGAGGCATAA